In the genome of Vidua macroura isolate BioBank_ID:100142 chromosome 19, ASM2450914v1, whole genome shotgun sequence, one region contains:
- the UNC13D gene encoding protein unc-13 homolog D, whose product MDPAGQSPPGSLPGAESPEMDLSHRFSKEELALLYEEVLYTIRHRLGKPEQQHVRDSQELYSYVQKAFGMNAEEHSVIMQQVMELESPIYCLKATVKEAKGILGKDVSGLSDPYCLLGIEARSHEPAHPDHKKRMKAVVKDLIPEDQIHRTQVISQTLSPVWNETFILEFKDVETASFHLDMWDSDVVESMRHKLGELTDLHGLKRIFKDARKDKGQDDFLGNVVVRLKDLHCWNDQWYQLEPRTETYPERGHCHLQFLLTHKKRATTSSRTQPSYTVHRHLLQQLVSHEILQHQAGSTSWDGELSSHASTVLYLHATQKDLSDFHQDMAQWLAYSKLYQSLEFSSSCLLHQITSIEYRWVQERLRPEQKAELAESFQSLLTYGVSLIRRFRIIFPLSVPRSTERLQSLLRVLVQMCKTKAFRELCTPSPDLPQMISTALKSGTTEWFHMQKQHLKPMVKSIEENSKALSKLLLEVIEDLKQCQKIWNKLFSTNLKLNIFSIAYLELESLVAEHVQEQLHKVDSSMSRPTAESLFDLYRKLQELCQMKDSLPSRDGPLALSNFHQWFEEALPLWLQKAYTTTLERAQRAVQMDQLKPYGYHKHSTSTVDLSTCYAQIVTTWQQLNWPDTEKAFMIMVNLLEDMCKISLMYCKLIKERAETLSLSEQNEGEAANRLCIVVNNIEQLRLLMLKLPSQLDWAQLEQRMRGIIDPQQIQNALHNQLDSTVACLDHEVRDVVQALATKLDKGIARHIQELSSSSDTQKPEDSIIPLMKFLESELQYLNEHLVQENFKSLLTLLWQHTLSVLSAAQGPQVPSVQHCQRLFCALKSLELCFHAEGCGLPLETLHSATFRTLETHLALCSTTSRKLIQKYFINRIQQQLDTSSEKYGAVTIKALYRPSEQKLRVEVLNATNLIPLDSNGSSDPFVQLTLEPRHEFPEVVPRTTQCKKNELHPLFDEAFDFLIPSEKCRQEGACLLLTVFDYDMLGANDLEGEAFFPLCHLPGLDTAEDEADMGRVPQTRLPLTHPKPTDEILQLLESRKKDKDAQAFVKLRKQRAKQSKETE is encoded by the exons ATGGATCCTGCTGGCCAGAGCCCCCCGGGGAGCCTCCCCGGGGCGGAGAGCCCCGAG ATGGATCTGTCCCACCGGTTCTCCAAGGAAGAG CTGGCCCTGCTCTACGAGGAGGTTCTCTACACCATCCGGCACCGCCTGGGCAAGCCCGAGCAGCAGCACGTCAGGGACTCCCAGGAGCTCTACTCCTATGTGCAGAAG GCTTTTGGCATGAACGCAGAGGAGCACAGCGTCATCATGCAGCAAGTCATGGAGCTGGAG AGCCCCATTTACTGCCTGAAAGCCACTGTGAAGGAAGCCAAGGGAATTTTGGGTAAAGATGTCAGTG GGCTCAGTGACCCATACTGCCTGCTGGGCATCGAGGCCAGGAGCCACGAGCCAGCCCACCCCGACCACAAGAAGAGGATGAAGGCTGTGGTCAAAGACCTCATCCCCGAAGACCAAATCCATCGCACCCAAGTCATAAGCCAGACCCTCAGCCCAGTGTGGAACGAGACCTTCATCCT GGAGTTTAAAGATGTGGAGACAGCCAGCTTCCACCTGGACATGTG GGACTCGGACGTGGTGGAGTCGATGCGGCACAAGCTGGGGGAGCTGACGGACCTCCACGGCCTCAAAAG GATCTTTAAAGACGCTCGCAAAGACAAAGGGCAGGACGATTTCCTGGGGAACGTGGTGGTTCGCCTGAAG gacCTGCACTGCTGGAATGACCAGTGGTACCAGCTGGAGCCACGGACAGAGACCTATCCCGAGCGGGGACACTGTCACCTGCAGTTCCTACTGACTCACAAGaag AGGGCCACCACGAGCAGCCGGACACAGCCGAGCTACACCGTCCACCgccacctgctgcagcagctggtgtCCCACGAGATCCTGCAGCACCAG GCTGGCAGCACCTCCTGGGACGGAGAGCTGAGCAGCCATGCCAGCACCGTGCTGTACCTGCACGCCACACAGAAGGACCTCTCTGACTTCCACCAGGACATGGC gCAGTGGCTGGCCTACAGCAAACTCTACCAGAGCCTGgagttcagcagcagctgcctcctccacCAGATCACCAGCATCGAGTACCGGTGGGTGCAGGAGCGCCTGAGGCCAGAGCAG aaagcagagctggccGAGTCCTTCCAGTCCTTGCTGACCTACGGGGTCTCCCTCATCCGTAGGTTCCGCAtcattttccccctctctgtCCCGAGGTCCACGGAGAGGCTCCAGTCCCTGCTCCG GGTCCTCGTCCAAATGTGCAAAACCAAAGCTTTCCGTGAGCTGTGCACACCCAGCCCTGACCTCCCCCAGATGATCTCCACAGCTCTGAAG TCAGGCACAACGGAATGGTTCCACATGCAGAAGCAGCACCTCAAGCCCATGGTGAAG AGCATTGAGGAGAATAGCAAAGCCTTGTCCAAGCTCCTCCTGGAGGTGATAGAAGATCTCAAGCAGTGCCAAAAGATCTGGAATAAATTGTTCAGCAC CAACCTTAAGTTGAATATCTTCTCCATTGCCTACCTGGAGCTGGAGAGCTTG GTGGCAGAGCAtgtccaggagcagctgcacaaGGTTGACAGCAGCATGTCCAGACCCACGGCCGAGAGCCTCTTTGATCTCTACAGGAAACTGCAGGAGCTCTGTCAGATGAAGGATTCCCTCCCAAGCAG GGATGGACCTCTGGCTCTGAGCAATTTCCACCAGTGGTTTGAGGAAGCGTTGCCCCTGTGGCTCCAGAAGGCCTACACCACCACGCTGGAGAGGGCCCAGAGAGCCGTCCAGATGGACCAG CTGAAGCCTTACGGGTATCACAAGCACAGCACATCCACTGTTGACCTGTCCACCTGCTACGCCCAGATCGTGACAACCTGGCAGCAGCTCAACTGGCCAGACACTGAGAAAGCCTTCATGATCATGGTCAATCTCCTGGAG GACATGTGCAAGATCTCCCTGATGTACTGCAAGCTCATCAAGGAGAGGGCTGAGACTCTGTCGCTGAGCGAGCAGAACGAGGGCGAGGCGGCCAACAGG ctctgcatcGTGGTGAACAACATCGAGCAGCTCCGGCTGCTGATGCTGAAGCTGCCATCGCAGCTGGACTgggcccagctggagcagcgcATGAGGGGCATCATCGACCCGCAGCAGATCCAGAACGCTCTGCACAACCAGCTCGACAGCACCGTGGCCTGCCTGGACCACGAGGTCCGGGACGTGGTGCAAGCCCTGGCTACCAAG CTGGACAAGGGCATTGCCAGACACATCCAGGAGCTCTCATCTTCCAGTGACACCCAGAAGCCTGAGGAT TCCATCATCCCGCTCATGAAGTTCCTGGAGTCGGAGCTGCAGTACCTCAATGAGCATCTGGTCCAGGAGAACTTCAAAAG TCTCCTCACTCTCCTGTGGCAGCACACCCTGTCCGtgctctcagcagcacaggggcCTCAGGTGCCCTCggtccagcactgccagaggcTGTTCTGTGCCCTGAAG agcctggagctgtgcttcCACGCCGAGGGCTGCGGGCTGCCGCTGGAGACCCTCCACAGTGCAACCTTCCGG aCGCTGGAGACTCACCTGGCTCTCTGCTCCACCACCAGCCGCAAACTCATCCAGAAATACTTCATCAACAGGATCCAGCAGCAG CTGGACACGAGCTCAGAGAAGTACGGGGCCGTGACCATCAAAGCTCTGTACCGGCCTTCGGAGCAGAAACTCCGTGTGGAAGTGCTCAACGCCACCAACCTCATCCCGCTGGACTCCAACG GCTCCAGCGACCCCTTCGTGCAGCTCACCCTGGAGCCCCGGCACGAGTTCCCCGAGGTGGTGCCTCGGACCACCCAGTGCAAGAAGAACGAGCTGCACCCCCTCTTCGACGAAGCCTTCGACTT CTTGATCCCCTCCGAGAAGTGCCGGCAGGAGGGGGCCTGTCTGCTGCTGACTGTGTTTGACTACGACATGCTGGGGGCCAACGACCTGGAGGGAGAAGCCTTCTTCCCCCTGTGCCACCTGCCCGGCCTCGACACCGCAGAGGATGAGGCTGACATGGGACGGGTGCCCCAGACCCGGCTCCCCCTCACCCACCCCAAGCCCACGG ATGagatcctgcagctgctggagtccAGGAAAAAGGACAAAGACGCTCAGGCCTTCGTTAAGCTCCGCAAGCAACGAGCCAAGCAGTCCAAGGAGACAGAGTGA